A region of Clostridium acetobutylicum ATCC 824 DNA encodes the following proteins:
- a CDS encoding spore coat protein CotJB yields the protein MEMKKMKKMDKMELLKQIMAVDFTIIDLSLYLNTHPMDKEAIAKHNAFVAQSHMLKGQYQKYYGMLTATNSCSPYPWQWIKEPWPWEYDANFRL from the coding sequence ATGGAAATGAAGAAAATGAAAAAGATGGATAAGATGGAACTTCTAAAGCAAATTATGGCAGTAGATTTTACTATAATAGATTTAAGTTTATACCTTAACACTCATCCAATGGATAAAGAAGCTATTGCTAAGCACAATGCTTTTGTAGCTCAGTCTCATATGCTTAAGGGTCAATATCAAAAATATTATGGTATGTTAACAGCTACTAACAGCTGCAGTCCTTATCCTTGGCAGTGGATAAAAGAACCATGGCCTTGGGAATATGATGCGAATTTTAGGCTTTAG
- a CDS encoding helix-turn-helix domain-containing protein, with amino-acid sequence MRRKIHKYMERQYMLSADYEIYHYSNNDIRSVSIHHHDFYEFYFFISGDVTYLIEGKSYCLNSGNIILINSRELHQAIINSQRENYERIVLWISRVFLQKLSSNEIDLSLCFESNKKKNVLIADFEQEKNIRAILNKIISLENYKAMGYELLYKAYITELMVNIYNLEFSGDTQLSVDTKKSNLIDEIIEYITFNIEEDITIDKIAEQFYLSKFHLSREFKKYTGTTIHRYIIQKKLIQAKELILKDISITDVYKKCGFGDYSNFFRAFKNEYKITPKQFYEAMKK; translated from the coding sequence ATGAGAAGAAAAATACATAAATATATGGAAAGACAATACATGTTATCAGCAGATTATGAAATATACCATTATTCAAATAATGATATTAGAAGTGTAAGTATTCATCATCACGACTTTTATGAATTCTATTTTTTTATTTCTGGAGATGTAACATATTTAATAGAGGGAAAATCCTACTGTTTAAACTCTGGAAATATAATTTTAATAAATTCAAGGGAGCTTCATCAAGCTATTATAAATTCACAGAGGGAGAATTATGAAAGAATTGTGCTTTGGATAAGTAGAGTTTTTTTACAGAAGCTTTCAAGTAATGAAATTGATCTTTCGCTTTGTTTTGAAAGCAATAAAAAGAAGAATGTGCTAATTGCGGATTTCGAACAGGAAAAGAATATAAGAGCTATTCTTAATAAAATAATTAGTTTAGAAAATTATAAAGCAATGGGGTACGAACTACTTTATAAGGCATATATTACAGAGCTAATGGTGAATATATATAATTTGGAATTTAGTGGAGATACTCAATTGAGTGTGGACACTAAAAAAAGTAACCTTATTGATGAAATCATTGAATACATTACTTTTAATATAGAAGAGGATATTACTATTGATAAAATAGCTGAACAATTTTATCTTAGCAAATTTCATCTTTCAAGAGAATTTAAAAAGTATACAGGTACTACAATTCATAGGTATATAATTCAAAAAAAGCTAATACAAGCGAAGGAATTAATACTAAAAGACATATCAATCACAGATGTTTATAAGAAATGTGGATTTGGAGATTATTCTAATTTCTTTAGAGCTTTTAAGAATGAATATAAAATTACCCCAAAGCAATTTTATGAGGCTATGAAAAAGTAA
- a CDS encoding spore coat protein, whose protein sequence is MQLASHELHDLHELIVSCVNSITNMAMFRNMVQDQDLKNILNSHFPAHIQDYNMKVEFVKKAQGSNQKLNVPNLNVMLQNFTSSPANSFPPIAPRTDVQKMNDREIATAYLLTLKRAGREYAWSAMEMSNPEIRQFLKDAFTMSCNHAYDVWQWMVQKGFYPLSPADQNEQNTISSMYNEVNQPVPTYL, encoded by the coding sequence ATGCAATTAGCTTCACATGAATTACACGATTTACACGAATTAATAGTCAGTTGTGTAAACTCAATAACTAATATGGCTATGTTTAGAAACATGGTTCAAGATCAAGATTTAAAAAATATTTTAAACAGTCATTTTCCAGCTCATATACAGGACTATAATATGAAGGTTGAATTTGTGAAAAAGGCTCAAGGTTCAAATCAAAAATTAAATGTCCCTAATCTAAATGTAATGCTTCAAAATTTCACATCATCACCAGCTAACTCTTTTCCTCCAATTGCTCCTAGAACTGATGTTCAAAAAATGAATGACAGAGAAATAGCAACAGCATATCTTCTAACTTTAAAAAGAGCTGGCAGAGAATACGCTTGGAGTGCTATGGAAATGAGCAATCCAGAAATAAGACAATTTTTGAAGGATGCATTTACAATGAGTTGTAATCATGCATATGATGTATGGCAGTGGATGGTTCAAAAGGGCTTCTATCCTTTATCTCCAGCTGATCAAAATGAACAAAATACGATATCATCTATGTACAACGAGGTTAACCAACCTGTTCCTACATATCTTTAG
- a CDS encoding radical SAM protein, which yields MEKKFNLENYLSYGVQNIVKGIIKSTLSNPKESLFMAKYSIASKNAIKLRAEADKIGEHVPPFLIASITSKCNLHCKGCYARHVNSCTDEKTVNQLTDEDWRRVFYEAKDIGVGFILLLGGEPLMRPNVIKIAGEIEDILFPIFTNGTMIDEKYIKLFQKYRNLIPIFSIEGNESNTDKRRGTGIYSEIIKKMNEAYENKIIYGASITVTKENIEEVTSEKFLDKLYSRGCKSVIYVEYVPVSEKEKKIALEGKEREFLKDKLVELRYKYEDILFISFPGDEKSSGGCLAAGRGFFHINFNGGVEPCPFSPYSDTNLKDLSLKEAMNSPLFRKLRKDNVLMEEHSGGCVLFEKEDIVQSLLQK from the coding sequence ATGGAAAAAAAATTTAATTTAGAAAATTATTTAAGTTATGGTGTACAAAATATTGTTAAAGGTATAATAAAGTCAACTTTGTCCAATCCAAAGGAAAGTTTATTTATGGCTAAATACTCTATAGCAAGTAAAAATGCTATAAAATTGCGTGCTGAAGCGGATAAAATAGGAGAGCATGTACCACCGTTTTTAATTGCTAGTATTACAAGTAAATGTAATCTTCACTGTAAGGGGTGCTATGCTAGACACGTTAATTCATGTACAGATGAAAAAACAGTGAATCAGCTTACGGATGAGGATTGGAGAAGAGTATTTTACGAGGCAAAGGATATAGGAGTGGGATTTATATTGTTACTAGGTGGAGAACCACTTATGCGTCCTAATGTTATTAAAATAGCAGGTGAAATTGAGGATATACTATTTCCTATATTTACAAATGGAACTATGATAGATGAAAAATACATTAAATTGTTTCAGAAGTATCGAAATTTGATTCCTATTTTTAGTATAGAAGGCAATGAGAGTAATACTGATAAAAGACGTGGTACAGGTATTTATAGCGAAATAATTAAAAAAATGAATGAAGCTTATGAAAATAAGATTATATATGGAGCATCCATTACAGTTACTAAAGAGAATATTGAAGAGGTAACATCTGAAAAGTTTTTGGATAAGCTTTATAGTAGAGGCTGTAAGTCTGTAATTTATGTTGAGTATGTTCCTGTAAGTGAAAAGGAAAAGAAGATAGCTTTGGAGGGTAAAGAAAGGGAATTTTTAAAAGACAAATTAGTAGAACTTAGATATAAGTATGAGGATATCCTTTTTATATCTTTTCCTGGAGATGAGAAGAGTTCAGGTGGATGTCTGGCTGCAGGGAGAGGTTTTTTTCACATAAACTTCAATGGAGGGGTGGAACCATGCCCGTTTTCACCATATTCTGACACTAATTTAAAAGACTTATCCTTAAAGGAGGCCATGAATTCACCTTTGTTTAGGAAATTAAGAAAGGATAATGTACTTATGGAGGAGCATTCAGGTGGTTGTGTATTATTTGAAAAGGAAGATATAGTACAATCACTTTTACAAAAGTAA
- a CDS encoding sugar porter family MFS transporter encodes MGENNSHKHSLLFIVLISCAAGLGGLLYGYDTAVISGAIGFLKKLYNLSPAMQGFVISSIMVGGVLGVGFSGFLGDAIGRRKVLMLAAALFAISAVISSISTSAFMLIFARIVGGLGIGMASALSVTYITECAPPSIRGRLSSLYQLFTILGISITFFVNLGIVNMGSETWRVSTGWRYMLACGTVPAIVFLITLFFVPESPRFLVKSGNIKKAAAVLTKINGAEIAKQELDSISKSLATENDSSLGQLLQPGLRRALLIGIFLAIFNQAIGMNSITYYGPEIFQMIGFKNNSSFLATSVIGVVEVFSTILAMFLIDKLGRKKLMEIGSAAMAVFMLLIGTSFYIKLSNGFVILIFIICFVVSFCISMGPIPWIMIPEIFPNHLRARATGIATIFLWGANWAIGQFTPMLLNGIGGAYTFWIFCGINVICFLVVTTKVPETKNKSLEEIEKFWIPKSKQNAKGSSVGAK; translated from the coding sequence ATGGGGGAAAACAATTCACATAAGCATTCTTTATTATTCATAGTTCTAATTTCTTGTGCTGCTGGACTTGGTGGCTTATTATATGGATACGACACTGCAGTAATCTCTGGTGCTATAGGCTTTTTAAAGAAGCTTTATAATCTTTCACCTGCTATGCAGGGCTTTGTTATTTCAAGTATCATGGTCGGTGGTGTACTAGGCGTTGGTTTTTCTGGTTTCTTGGGCGATGCTATTGGTAGGAGAAAAGTTTTAATGCTTGCTGCTGCACTATTTGCTATTTCCGCTGTAATATCTTCTATATCCACTTCTGCATTTATGCTCATTTTTGCTCGTATAGTAGGAGGTCTTGGTATAGGAATGGCTTCTGCCCTATCTGTAACATATATAACTGAATGTGCGCCGCCATCTATTCGCGGTAGGCTGTCCTCACTTTACCAACTATTTACCATACTTGGTATTTCAATTACCTTCTTTGTAAACTTGGGAATTGTAAATATGGGCAGCGAAACCTGGAGAGTTTCAACAGGTTGGAGATATATGTTAGCTTGTGGAACTGTTCCAGCCATAGTATTCTTAATTACATTATTCTTTGTTCCAGAAAGTCCTCGTTTTCTTGTTAAATCAGGAAATATAAAAAAGGCTGCTGCTGTTTTAACCAAAATCAACGGTGCTGAAATTGCAAAGCAGGAACTAGATTCCATTTCTAAGTCTCTTGCTACCGAAAACGATTCTTCATTAGGTCAACTTCTTCAACCTGGTCTTAGAAGAGCTTTATTAATTGGTATTTTCTTAGCTATATTTAATCAAGCTATTGGAATGAATTCAATTACTTATTATGGTCCTGAAATATTTCAAATGATAGGTTTCAAAAATAATTCTAGCTTTCTTGCAACCAGTGTTATTGGTGTTGTTGAAGTTTTCTCAACAATTTTAGCAATGTTTTTAATAGATAAACTTGGACGTAAAAAATTAATGGAAATAGGATCTGCTGCTATGGCAGTATTCATGCTATTAATCGGAACTTCTTTCTATATAAAATTATCAAATGGTTTTGTAATATTAATCTTCATAATATGTTTTGTTGTTTCCTTCTGTATTTCAATGGGACCTATACCTTGGATTATGATTCCTGAAATATTCCCTAACCATTTGAGAGCTCGTGCAACAGGCATAGCAACTATCTTCCTTTGGGGTGCTAACTGGGCAATTGGACAATTTACTCCAATGCTTTTAAACGGCATTGGTGGAGCATATACTTTTTGGATATTCTGTGGAATTAACGTAATATGCTTCTTAGTAGTTACAACTAAGGTTCCTGAGACAAAAAACAAAAGTCTGGAAGAAATAGAAAAGTTTTGGATTCCAAAATCAAAACAAAATGCCAAAGGAAGTTCAGTAGGAGCAAAATAA
- a CDS encoding GntR family transcriptional regulator yields the protein MKHKYEEVEEKIIDWAVKGKYKPHEKIPTESELMEMFSVSRHTIRKAIGDLVAMQYVYRIQGSGIYISDWTENREYLKNTKNVAVLTTHISNYIFPDIIKGMEDTLYSESYSLLLSSTNNNVMFENSNLKNLLAHKIDGLILEPTKSAYQSPNIGYLNNIISKNIPVVTLNASYPEINTPSLKVDDFKGGKLATNHLISLGHRKLMGIFKVDDSQGINRMNGFISECQENNIPPSPGQILTYLSEEISSSLPEKIEYALKSEKKPSGVFCYNDEIAYIVLTIANKLNIKVPEELSIVGFDDSNLAVIMQPKLTTITHPKEQMGKDAAKLIINLINNSNHFETSDSIVYEPKLIIRDSTLKLK from the coding sequence ATGAAGCACAAATATGAAGAAGTAGAAGAAAAAATTATAGATTGGGCTGTTAAAGGAAAATATAAACCCCATGAAAAAATCCCCACTGAATCTGAGCTTATGGAAATGTTTAGTGTGAGCAGACATACCATAAGAAAAGCTATAGGTGATCTTGTAGCCATGCAATATGTATATAGAATTCAAGGTAGTGGAATATATATCTCTGATTGGACAGAAAATAGAGAATATCTAAAGAATACTAAAAATGTAGCTGTACTAACAACCCATATATCTAATTATATTTTCCCTGACATAATTAAGGGCATGGAGGACACGCTTTATTCTGAATCCTACTCACTTTTACTATCTTCAACTAATAACAACGTTATGTTTGAAAATAGTAATTTAAAAAACTTATTAGCCCACAAAATAGATGGTCTCATTTTAGAACCCACTAAAAGTGCGTACCAAAGCCCAAATATTGGATATTTAAACAATATAATATCCAAAAATATTCCTGTTGTAACCCTAAATGCCTCATATCCGGAGATCAACACTCCTAGCTTAAAAGTAGATGATTTTAAAGGCGGAAAACTGGCAACAAACCATCTTATATCTTTAGGTCACAGAAAACTGATGGGTATATTTAAGGTCGATGATTCACAAGGCATAAACAGAATGAATGGATTTATTTCAGAATGTCAGGAAAATAATATTCCACCATCACCTGGACAAATTTTAACTTATCTCTCAGAAGAAATATCTTCATCCCTTCCTGAGAAAATAGAGTATGCACTAAAATCAGAAAAAAAGCCTAGTGGAGTTTTTTGCTACAATGATGAAATAGCCTATATAGTTCTAACAATTGCTAATAAATTAAATATTAAAGTTCCTGAAGAACTATCTATAGTTGGCTTTGACGATTCCAATCTTGCAGTAATTATGCAGCCTAAATTAACCACCATAACTCATCCTAAAGAACAAATGGGTAAAGATGCTGCCAAATTAATTATAAATTTAATAAATAACAGTAATCATTTTGAAACTAGTGATTCCATTGTTTATGAACCTAAACTAATTATTAGAGATTCAACCTTAAAATTGAAATAA
- a CDS encoding manganese catalase family protein, producing MWIYEKKLEHPVKIKNPNAQLAKVIITQYGGPDGELAASIRYLSQRFSMVTPQAIATLNDIGTEELAHLEIVGSIVRQLSRGLSVEELKKSGLDAYFADHDSAIYPASAAGNPFTAAYIQSKGDPITDLYEDLAAEQKARSTYEYLITLCDDPDVIEPLKFLREREVVHFQRFGEALRIVQDYLNEPKLAVIPKTDCMKK from the coding sequence ATGTGGATTTATGAAAAAAAACTAGAGCATCCAGTAAAAATCAAAAATCCTAATGCACAATTAGCAAAAGTAATCATAACCCAATACGGTGGTCCTGATGGGGAATTGGCTGCATCTATTAGATACTTAAGCCAGAGATTTTCTATGGTTACACCACAAGCAATTGCAACTTTAAATGACATTGGTACTGAGGAATTAGCTCATCTTGAAATTGTAGGATCAATAGTTCGTCAATTATCTAGAGGACTTAGTGTTGAGGAACTGAAAAAAAGTGGATTAGATGCTTACTTTGCAGATCACGATTCTGCTATATATCCAGCAAGTGCTGCAGGAAATCCATTTACTGCTGCATATATACAATCTAAAGGCGATCCTATAACAGATCTTTATGAAGATTTAGCAGCAGAGCAAAAGGCAAGATCCACCTATGAATATTTGATTACGCTTTGTGATGATCCAGATGTAATTGAACCACTCAAATTCTTAAGGGAAAGAGAAGTTGTTCACTTTCAAAGATTTGGAGAAGCCTTAAGAATAGTTCAAGATTATCTTAATGAACCAAAGCTTGCTGTAATTCCAAAAACGGATTGTATGAAAAAATAA
- a CDS encoding spore coat associated protein CotJA — protein sequence MYEDNDMYDNDPNVDYSRGQNCIPQETVIRNVRLAAAYVPFQKMCNILPPIEGLKRGTIFIELYSPYGRKKRDENYID from the coding sequence ATGTACGAAGATAATGATATGTACGATAATGATCCCAACGTGGACTATTCAAGAGGGCAAAATTGTATTCCTCAGGAAACTGTAATAAGAAATGTAAGATTAGCAGCAGCATATGTTCCTTTCCAAAAGATGTGTAATATTCTTCCGCCAATAGAGGGTCTTAAAAGAGGCACTATTTTTATAGAACTTTATAGTCCATATGGGCGCAAAAAAAGGGACGAAAATTATATAGATTAA
- a CDS encoding SDR family oxidoreductase has product MKLPFNVNLKNKVAVVTGGTGVLGSSWVNALAECDAKVAIISRKLESAEKKAAEIVSNGKIAIGIEADVLDKAALKKAHEIILEKLGPCDILINGAGGNNPTGTTTKEYLYAEDLKEDNEDLITFFDLEENGIKSVFDLNFLGTLLPSQEFSKDMIEKRGCTIINISSMNAFTPLTKIPAYSGAKAAVSNFTKWLAVHLSKVQIRVNAIAPGFFLTKQNEALLKNPDGSFTGRSHKILNATPMGRFGEADELIGALLFLVNEEASSFVNGVVIPVDGGFSSYSGV; this is encoded by the coding sequence ATGAAACTGCCTTTTAATGTGAATTTAAAAAATAAAGTAGCAGTAGTAACTGGTGGTACTGGAGTACTTGGAAGCTCATGGGTTAATGCCTTAGCTGAGTGTGATGCTAAAGTAGCCATAATTAGTAGAAAGTTAGAAAGTGCTGAAAAAAAGGCTGCTGAAATCGTAAGTAACGGTAAAATTGCTATCGGTATTGAGGCTGATGTTCTTGACAAGGCTGCTCTTAAAAAAGCTCATGAAATTATATTGGAGAAATTAGGTCCCTGTGACATACTTATAAATGGAGCTGGTGGAAACAATCCTACAGGAACCACCACCAAAGAATATTTATATGCTGAAGATTTAAAGGAAGATAATGAAGATCTTATAACCTTTTTTGATCTTGAAGAAAACGGAATAAAATCTGTATTTGACTTGAATTTTCTTGGAACACTACTTCCAAGTCAAGAATTCTCAAAGGATATGATAGAAAAAAGAGGCTGCACTATTATAAATATTTCATCAATGAATGCATTTACTCCACTTACAAAAATACCTGCATACTCAGGTGCTAAAGCAGCAGTATCAAACTTTACTAAGTGGCTGGCTGTTCATTTATCAAAGGTTCAAATAAGAGTAAATGCCATAGCACCAGGTTTCTTTTTGACAAAACAAAATGAAGCCTTACTAAAAAATCCTGATGGAAGCTTCACTGGACGTTCTCATAAAATATTAAATGCTACCCCGATGGGTAGATTTGGAGAAGCTGACGAACTTATTGGTGCACTTCTCTTCTTAGTAAACGAAGAGGCTTCTAGCTTTGTAAATGGTGTAGTCATTCCTGTAGATGGCGGTTTCTCCTCTTATTCAGGAGTGTAA
- the uxuA gene encoding mannonate dehydratase codes for MNLSFRWYGADDAVKLQYIRQIPSIKSIVTAIYDVPVGEKWSIEAILKLKNEVESYGLNFDVIESVPVHEDIKLGLKTRDKYIENYKENIRNLSKAGVKVICYNFMPIFDWTRTQVDKVLDDGSTTLVYYKNQLKKMDPLTGELSLPGWDSSYTKDQLSSLFEKYQNVDQEVLWSNLEYFLKQIIPVAEECDVKMAIHPDDPPYNIFGLPRIITNEQNLDRFLKIVDSKYNGLTFCTGSLGCASFNDVVKMVDKYSSQGRIHFMHVRNVKLLFDGSFEESAHYSPCGSLDIVEIMKVLHKNKFDGYIRPDHGRMIWGETGRPGYGLYDRALGAMYITGIWETLEKISKEDK; via the coding sequence ATGAATTTATCATTTAGATGGTATGGCGCTGACGACGCTGTTAAACTTCAATACATTAGACAAATTCCAAGTATAAAAAGCATAGTAACTGCAATTTATGATGTCCCTGTAGGAGAAAAATGGAGTATAGAAGCCATACTTAAATTAAAAAATGAAGTAGAAAGTTATGGCTTGAATTTTGATGTCATCGAAAGTGTTCCTGTACATGAAGATATAAAACTCGGACTTAAAACAAGAGATAAATACATAGAAAACTACAAAGAAAATATACGAAACCTTTCAAAGGCTGGAGTTAAAGTAATTTGCTATAATTTTATGCCAATATTTGATTGGACAAGAACTCAGGTTGACAAGGTTTTAGATGATGGTTCTACTACTCTTGTTTATTACAAGAATCAACTTAAGAAAATGGACCCTCTTACTGGAGAACTCTCTCTTCCCGGATGGGATTCCAGCTATACAAAAGATCAGCTTTCTTCCCTATTTGAAAAATACCAAAATGTAGACCAAGAAGTTCTATGGAGCAACTTAGAATATTTCCTTAAACAAATCATTCCAGTTGCTGAAGAATGTGATGTAAAAATGGCAATCCATCCAGATGATCCTCCCTACAACATCTTTGGACTTCCACGAATAATTACAAATGAACAAAACTTAGACAGATTCTTAAAGATAGTAGACAGCAAATATAACGGCCTTACCTTTTGCACAGGCTCTCTTGGTTGTGCAAGCTTTAATGATGTTGTAAAAATGGTAGATAAGTATTCTAGCCAAGGTCGTATACATTTTATGCATGTTAGAAATGTAAAGCTTCTCTTTGATGGAAGCTTTGAGGAAAGTGCCCACTACTCACCTTGTGGCTCTTTAGATATTGTTGAAATTATGAAAGTACTTCACAAAAATAAATTTGATGGATATATTCGTCCTGATCACGGAAGAATGATTTGGGGTGAAACAGGAAGACCTGGCTACGGTTTATATGATCGTGCATTAGGAGCTATGTACATTACTGGAATATGGGAAACCCTTGAAAAAATCAGTAAGGAGGATAAATAA
- the araA gene encoding L-arabinose isomerase — protein MLKNKKLEFWFVVGSQNLYGEEALNAVKKDSKEIVDSLNESGKLPYPIVFKTLATSADEIKNIVKEINYRDEVAGVITWMHTFSPAKMWIAGTKLLQKPLLHLATQFNENIPWKTIDMDYMNLHQSAHGDREYGFINARLNKNNKVVVGYWKDNQVQKEIAEWMQVAYGYVASENIKVARFGDNMRNVAVTEGDKVEAQIQFGWTVDYFAIGDLVAEMNKVSQKDIDATYEEFKDIYILDIGDNDPEFYENHVKEQIKIEIGLRNFLEAGNYTAFTTNFEDLYGMKQLPGLAVQRLNAEGYGFAGEGDWKTAALNRLFKIMTDNKKTGFMEDYTYELSAGNERILGAHMLEVDPTLAASKPRVVVKPLGIGDKEAPARLIFDGVVGDGVVVSMLDLGTHYRLLINEVKAVKPTEDAPNLPVAKLVWQPQPNFKDAVKAWIYAGGGHHTVATLELTVEQVYDWSRMVGLETIVIDHNTNLRDIIKETSR, from the coding sequence ATGCTAAAGAATAAAAAATTAGAATTTTGGTTTGTAGTAGGTAGTCAGAATTTATACGGTGAAGAAGCATTAAATGCAGTAAAAAAAGATTCTAAAGAAATTGTGGATTCTTTAAATGAAAGTGGAAAATTACCATATCCTATTGTATTTAAAACTCTAGCTACATCAGCAGATGAAATTAAGAATATAGTTAAAGAAATAAATTATAGAGATGAAGTAGCAGGTGTTATTACTTGGATGCATACATTTTCTCCTGCTAAAATGTGGATAGCAGGAACAAAGCTTTTACAAAAACCACTATTGCATCTAGCAACACAATTTAACGAAAATATTCCTTGGAAAACTATTGATATGGATTATATGAATTTACATCAAAGTGCACATGGTGATAGGGAATATGGATTTATTAATGCTAGATTAAACAAAAATAACAAAGTTGTTGTAGGATATTGGAAGGATAATCAAGTTCAAAAGGAAATTGCAGAGTGGATGCAGGTTGCTTATGGGTACGTTGCAAGTGAAAATATAAAGGTTGCAAGATTTGGGGATAACATGCGTAATGTTGCCGTAACAGAAGGAGATAAAGTAGAAGCCCAAATTCAATTTGGATGGACAGTTGATTATTTTGCTATTGGTGATTTAGTGGCTGAAATGAACAAAGTTTCACAAAAAGATATAGATGCTACTTATGAAGAGTTTAAGGATATTTATATATTAGATATTGGAGATAATGACCCTGAATTTTATGAGAATCATGTAAAAGAACAAATTAAGATAGAGATAGGTTTACGTAATTTTCTAGAGGCAGGTAATTATACAGCATTTACAACAAACTTTGAGGATCTTTATGGAATGAAGCAATTACCTGGACTTGCAGTTCAACGTTTAAATGCTGAAGGTTATGGTTTTGCAGGTGAAGGCGATTGGAAAACAGCAGCACTTAATCGTTTATTTAAAATTATGACTGACAACAAGAAAACTGGATTTATGGAAGACTATACTTATGAGCTAAGTGCTGGAAATGAAAGAATTTTGGGAGCACATATGCTAGAAGTTGATCCAACACTTGCAGCTAGTAAACCAAGAGTTGTAGTTAAACCACTTGGAATTGGAGATAAGGAAGCACCAGCACGTTTAATATTTGATGGAGTTGTAGGTGATGGAGTAGTTGTATCTATGCTTGATTTAGGGACACACTATCGTTTACTTATTAACGAAGTAAAGGCAGTTAAACCTACTGAGGATGCTCCTAATTTACCTGTAGCAAAGCTAGTATGGCAGCCACAACCAAACTTTAAAGATGCAGTTAAAGCATGGATTTATGCTGGAGGTGGACATCATACTGTTGCAACCTTAGAATTAACAGTTGAGCAAGTTTATGACTGGAGTCGTATGGTTGGTTTAGAAACAATAGTTATTGATCATAATACCAATTTAAGAGATATTATAAAAGAGACTTCAAGATAA
- the araD gene encoding L-ribulose-5-phosphate 4-epimerase translates to MLEALKQEVLEANLMLPKYGLVVFTWGNVSGIDREKGLIVIKPSGVEYDQMKASDMVVVDLNGKVVEGDLNPSSDTPTHIVLYKEFSDIKGIVHTHSPWATSFAQAGVSIPAAGTTHGDYFYGNIPVTSRMTKEEIATDYEKQTGDVIVRTFRKENINPNDVPAVLVNDHAPFTWGTDPKNAVHNSVVLEEVAKMTYHSLQLNPHNIEMSQDLLDKHFKRKHGANAYYGQKTK, encoded by the coding sequence ATGCTAGAAGCTTTAAAACAAGAAGTATTAGAAGCAAATCTTATGTTGCCTAAGTATGGGTTAGTTGTATTCACCTGGGGGAATGTTAGCGGTATTGATAGAGAAAAAGGTCTTATAGTCATAAAACCAAGTGGAGTTGAGTATGATCAAATGAAAGCTAGTGATATGGTAGTTGTGGATCTAAATGGGAAGGTTGTAGAAGGTGACTTAAATCCTTCTAGTGATACTCCAACTCATATAGTGCTATATAAAGAGTTTTCAGATATTAAGGGAATTGTTCATACACATTCACCTTGGGCTACATCTTTTGCACAAGCAGGAGTTTCTATTCCAGCTGCAGGTACAACCCATGGAGATTATTTTTATGGTAATATTCCTGTAACTTCAAGAATGACCAAAGAGGAAATAGCTACAGATTATGAAAAACAAACAGGAGATGTTATAGTAAGAACCTTTAGAAAAGAGAATATTAACCCAAATGATGTTCCAGCTGTTCTTGTGAATGATCATGCTCCTTTTACCTGGGGAACTGACCCTAAGAATGCAGTGCATAATTCTGTTGTATTAGAAGAGGTTGCTAAAATGACATATCATTCTTTACAGCTTAATCCACATAACATTGAAATGAGTCAGGATTTGTTAGATAAGCATTTTAAAAGAAAACATGGTGCAAATGCATATTATGGTCAAAAAACAAAGTAA